The proteins below come from a single Thunnus thynnus chromosome 10, fThuThy2.1, whole genome shotgun sequence genomic window:
- the LOC137191951 gene encoding transmembrane protein 42-like yields MISGSFYALLAGCLGAAASLCAKLSVGADYLKEMCEAALTEAATCCTWLHIPLRLVCGGLLFTCNAVMWTFFSKALRHCSSSARATVTTTASNFISSAVLGRLIFGETHAVLWWVGISLTLCGLLVLHGSTPQTLPQEEGRKDK; encoded by the exons ATGATTTCGGGGTCATTTTACGCGTTGTTAGCGGGGTGTTTGGGTGCCgctgcctctctgtgtgccaAGCTGTCAGTCGGTGCGGACTACCTGAAGGAGATGTGTGAGGCAGCGCTGACAGAAGCCGCAACCTGCTGTACCTGG CTCCACATCCCCCTGCGGCTGGTGTGTGGAGGCCTGCTGTTCACCTGCAATGCTGTCATGTGGACCTTCTTCTCCAAGGCTCTCCGGCACTGCTCCTCATCAGCCAGGGCCACCGTCACTACCACCGCATCCAACTTCATCTCCTCA gCTGTACTGGGGAGGCTGATTTTTGGAGAGACCCATGCAGTTCTATGGTGGGTGGgcatctctctcactctatGTGGGCTGCTGGTGCTTCATGGATCCACACCTCAGACCCTGCCACAGGAGGAGGGCAGAAAGGACAAGTAA
- the kiaa1143 gene encoding uncharacterized protein KIAA1143 homolog encodes MNKGKVSGVSWVKPAEPSFLKKFKNDVGYKEGPNVDTKRQVMPTLDDDSGSDREDELPQIVVLKGGDLTSEEVKKIKEDMRAGSEKDDEPPADGKILFKKPAKRSSSDKFQGITASSSKKKKSDGGEKKEEEEEEKKEVKSGKKVKNNSLLSFGGDEEDEED; translated from the exons ATGAACAAGGGCAAGGTCAGTGGCGTGTCTTGGGTGAAACCAGCGGAGCCGTCCTTTCTGAAGAAGTTTAAAAATGATGTTGGTTACAAAGAAGGACCGAATGTTGATACTAAG CGTCAGGTGATGCCAACACTGGATGATGACAGTGGGAGTGATCGAGAGGATGAATTACCTCAAATTGTGGTCCTAAAAGGTGGAGACCTGACTTCAGAGGAAGTGAAAAAGATCAAGGAAGACATGCGTGCTGGCTCAGAGAAAG ACGATGAACCTCCTGCTGATGGTAAAATCCTTTTCAAGAAACCAGCCAAGCGCTCCTCCTCAGACAAATTCCAGGGCATCACTGCCAGCTCcagcaaaaagaagaagagtgatggaggagagaagaaggaggaagaagaagaggagaagaaggaggtgAAGTCtggaaagaaagtaaaaaataacAGCCTTCTATCATTTGGAggggatgaggaggatgaggaggactAA